From Daucus carota subsp. sativus chromosome 6, DH1 v3.0, whole genome shotgun sequence:
AAAATCTTGTATGCTCTTTGAGCAGaacatgttctgtattttgcAAAACATATTGTGCAGAACAATATGTTTAGCAATATTTTGTTTCCAAAACTTACATAATTTTCAGAGATATTTCATGAAATAGTAGGTCTACTAGCATATGTTTCATAAGATAATACATTTCATAATGGCCGTGTTTGGAAGTCAGAGGTTTTGgataaaattagaggtttgggatgttttagaggtttgaccatttcaatccgctaatgctagtgtttgatagttagcggattgaagtAGAGATTTGcctcaaaaagctaattttcaaaaaactactttgaggagctttttggatCAGAGGTTTTGAAATGTGTCACAAAAATCTaatcaaacagctatttaccaaacagttttacaataaacagctaattcaatccgctagtcaacacatctatttcaatcaactggtcaaaacatctaattcaatccgctaaaaGCTAACCACTAACCGttaattcccaaacagggccaATGTTTTACACACAGAACATAaatggtctccacggtctccgaTGAAatagtggtctccatagaacttcaCTTTCACTTTCATTCAccattatgtatatatatgtaactaaattataatacCATGGTCCTTCATCAAGCTTGGGTCCACCAGTCATGTGAATGCCAGAAATTATTCAATAAGCTTGAGTCATCACTGGGGTAACGAGTCTATTATACTCTGTCGTCTATTCTACAAATTTATTGTATTTTCCTCATAAATGAAATTGATTTCAAAAACACTAGAATATGATTTAACAGGCTAGATATATAAACTCATGGGCCAAATGAATTTCATCCAACACTGTCTTTTTTTCCTCAAAAGCCATATGTCCATCACCCCTTGGTCTGTTTTTACTTGGTAATGGTAATCATGATTCATAATTCACTTTATTGGGAGTTTGTATTCAGTACGAGGATACAAGCCCGTAGGATTCTAATAACTAATTTTCTCAGTAAGTAACTATCTACCCTATAAGTACAACACACATATCTACTGCTTATATATAGTTAATGCATTAGCTTATTCTCGTGCCCTAATATGGTCGTGGATCAGTGGATATTCTATTACTCTCAAATCTAAATTTCTCCAGTTCAGCTTTTATCTTCGCCTAAAAATGGGTATCAAACaccaaattatacatatatagacATAGAGTACACAGAGTTGCACACTGAAATTACAAGTATTAATAGCAAGCTCATGTGGGAATTCACAAATAAAGTTGGACTCAAAACAGAAAAGATGACAAAACCCCAAAATTACAAATACCTGAATGGCTGAATATGACTAGAAGTCCGGAAATAAGGAAATAACTTATTCAGGGTAAGTTCAAGAAAAATTTGACAATGAACACGAAAGCATCTCCAAACTCTGTAATTGCTAAGCTACCTAAATGTAGAACTCGAGAAATTCAGATATTAACTAGATACATTTCCACTACAGTTAATAAAACCCACAAATAGAttataaattagtaaaaaaaacaaCAGTTGCGCATATAACCTAATTAGCACATACAAAAAGAGGGAAAGTAGTCCATACCATCCCCGTAAAAAGGAGGAACCATCATCGTGATGATCATGACAGTGATGATGGTGCTCATCATACTGGTAGACCTGGTAAGGAGGAAGTTGCtgaggtggaggaggaggatACCCACCTCCATTGAAGTAGCCCTGATAACCTTGAGTCTGCGGTGCAGCATACGGGTAGCCAGGTGGCGCCTGAGGCGGGTAGGCATCGTATGGTGACGGAGGAGGTGGTGGTGCAGATGGGTATCCTGGTGGTGGACCATACCCTGAAGTAAACCcacaaatcaaattaaataaacCTAGAATGAAATCTCAAcactatcacaattagaaccattctttcatttcattttaaattataataaccgGGTGATTTATATCGAGATTTATACAGTAAGAAGAGTATGTACAAAATGATGATCTGAAATACAGCAACTGAAGACAGAAAAGGAAAGAGATGAGAGAAGATATATGTGGATATGGAAACCTGGAGGTGGGTAATGACGGTAGGGATCTGGAGGAGAATTCTGGTAACCACTCATGCCTTCACCTTGATTATCGAATACCTGCTCTGGACGATGACGATGATGTTGTTAAGATTATAAGAACGTTGTTATGAACTCGAGTGTCTTCTCAGCGTGGTCAAACCAACAACTCATTATttcattctttttatatttattactatCATTATTAAAGGTAATGGTTATttgttatttgaaatttaatttaatactccctccgtccctttttacatgtccattttgacttttgaccagtcaaattgactttattttgactGGACTTTACATATATCAGATaattgacaaaaataataaaaattatatcattagaaagtatattgaGTCTATTTCAATACGCAACTTTTAGATTTTAGAAATATTGGGTAGATAACtcgtaatgtttagtcaaaaattggttaatttgacttctcgaaaagcaaaatggacatgtaaaaggggacggagggagtattactttattaattatatatacaataatttttctcattgatttcattatttttatttctgaattataaatcaattattaAACTGAGGGTTATATTtcaagatttatttttttataagaatGTGATAAACTTAAATTTTCGAATCAATTATTCTAACGTTTTGCTCTCaaactaattattttattaaaaaaaactaaacaaacatTATCTCATGTTTGATCTTGTTTCG
This genomic window contains:
- the LOC108225125 gene encoding cysteine-rich and transmembrane domain-containing protein WIH2 yields the protein MSGYQNSPPDPYRHYPPPGYGPPPGYPSAPPPPPSPYDAYPPQAPPGYPYAAPQTQGYQGYFNGGGYPPPPPQQLPPYQVYQYDEHHHHCHDHHDDGSSFLRGCLAALCCCCLFEECCF